A single genomic interval of Vibrio maritimus harbors:
- the yccS gene encoding YccS family putative transporter → MSILGQLRLQWANKTFNYSVLILFALLGVVIPAWYLDQQTWVTPLILGVIAAALAESDESFTGRIKALIITLICFAIASFSIELLFDTPWLFAIGLFLSTLVFVLLGAIGPRYTSIAFGSLLVAIYTMLGAHESTNLWMQPALLLGGASWYYLVSIMWNSVWPLQPVQQSLSNVFNELSLYLDAKRNLFHPTRDLIPQPHRLKEASLNACTVFALNECKTTLLNRSKRGHVDGPSDRFLQVYFIAQDIHERVSSSHYRYQELATQFSHSDVLFRFKHLLEMQSKACKEIALALKLGNEYSHSNDSLVALVELQDSIEYLQQQNVEEWKPLLLQIQYLFNNLATVEKLLSNVNNPDIISHDDSVLDDTNAHTPLAMWRRVKSAFSLDSMLLRHAIRLACALTLGYGIIQFFDLERGYWILLTTLFVCQPNYSATRKKLTARIAGTIVGLLVGVPLLTLFPSTESQLVLLVISGVMFFAFRINNYGYATGFITVLVLLCFDQLGEGYAVVLPRLMDTLIGCALAVCAVYFILPDWESKRISKIMTNALKTNRLYLMQIIGQYRVGKKDDLAYRIARRDAHNADANLSKAISNMLAEPDRYQLPADECFRFLTLNHALLSYISALGAHRQRLEDESIHLLVLEAHRSINQHIEVIEANLGDNLEDITHTTVDQFDIHRRLSEWRDEDDRSARMVLQQLHLIYRMLPEFQTLSSSLKQTNALEDKATES, encoded by the coding sequence GTGAGCATTCTTGGTCAACTTCGCCTTCAATGGGCCAACAAAACATTTAACTACAGTGTTCTTATACTGTTTGCATTACTTGGGGTCGTCATTCCCGCTTGGTATTTGGACCAGCAAACCTGGGTCACACCATTAATTCTAGGTGTCATTGCTGCGGCATTGGCAGAGAGTGATGAAAGTTTCACAGGGCGGATTAAAGCGCTAATCATCACCTTAATTTGCTTTGCTATCGCTTCGTTCTCAATAGAACTACTCTTCGATACACCTTGGCTATTCGCGATCGGACTATTCCTTTCGACATTAGTATTCGTGCTTCTTGGCGCAATCGGTCCTCGATACACCAGTATCGCTTTTGGCTCTCTGCTGGTCGCAATCTATACCATGCTTGGCGCACATGAGAGTACCAACCTTTGGATGCAACCCGCACTTTTGCTCGGTGGTGCATCTTGGTATTACTTAGTATCAATCATGTGGAACAGTGTTTGGCCTTTGCAACCGGTACAACAAAGTCTCTCTAATGTGTTTAACGAGTTGAGTCTCTACTTGGATGCTAAACGAAATCTATTTCATCCTACTCGAGACCTAATTCCACAACCACACCGACTAAAAGAAGCGAGTTTGAACGCGTGTACTGTGTTTGCGTTGAATGAATGCAAAACGACTTTACTGAATCGCTCGAAACGCGGGCATGTTGACGGACCTAGTGACCGCTTCTTACAGGTCTATTTTATCGCACAAGATATTCACGAACGCGTGAGTTCAAGCCACTATCGCTATCAAGAATTAGCGACACAATTTTCTCACTCTGATGTGCTATTTCGATTTAAACACTTATTGGAGATGCAGTCGAAAGCGTGTAAGGAAATCGCCTTAGCTTTAAAGCTTGGTAATGAGTATTCCCATAGTAATGATTCTTTGGTTGCACTTGTAGAGCTTCAAGACTCTATTGAGTATCTACAGCAGCAAAATGTTGAAGAATGGAAACCTCTATTACTTCAAATTCAATATCTATTCAATAACCTCGCGACGGTCGAAAAGCTTCTGAGTAACGTCAACAATCCTGACATCATTTCACATGATGACAGTGTATTAGATGACACCAATGCTCACACCCCACTTGCGATGTGGCGCCGTGTTAAGTCAGCCTTTTCTCTTGATTCTATGTTACTCAGGCATGCTATTCGATTGGCTTGCGCACTCACGCTCGGCTATGGAATTATCCAGTTTTTCGACTTGGAAAGAGGCTATTGGATACTTCTCACTACCCTTTTTGTCTGTCAACCCAACTACAGTGCGACTCGCAAAAAGCTTACAGCTCGTATTGCAGGTACGATAGTCGGGCTTTTGGTTGGCGTACCACTCCTGACTCTGTTCCCATCGACAGAAAGCCAACTGGTGCTATTAGTGATCTCCGGCGTGATGTTCTTTGCTTTTAGGATCAATAACTATGGATACGCTACAGGCTTTATCACCGTACTGGTCCTACTCTGTTTTGATCAACTCGGTGAGGGTTATGCGGTGGTTTTGCCAAGGTTGATGGACACTCTCATTGGCTGTGCTTTGGCTGTGTGTGCGGTGTACTTCATCCTGCCCGACTGGGAGTCTAAGCGTATCTCCAAGATCATGACCAACGCTTTGAAAACCAATCGTCTCTACCTAATGCAGATTATTGGTCAATATCGTGTGGGTAAAAAAGATGACCTAGCCTATCGAATTGCAAGGCGCGACGCTCACAACGCGGATGCTAATTTATCTAAAGCGATTTCGAATATGCTTGCAGAGCCTGATAGGTATCAACTACCTGCAGACGAGTGCTTTCGATTCTTAACGTTAAACCACGCCCTGCTTAGTTACATCTCTGCGCTAGGTGCACATCGTCAAAGACTAGAAGACGAGTCTATACACCTGCTTGTCTTAGAGGCTCATCGAAGTATCAATCAACATATTGAAGTGATTGAAGCAAATCTAGGCGACAATTTAGAAGACATCACTCATACAACGGTTGACCAGTTTGATATCCATCGACGTCTCTCCGAATGGCGCGACGAAGACGATCGTTCTGCGCGCATGGTATTGCAACAGTTACATCTAATTTATCGAATGTTGCCTGAATTTCAGACCCTATCGTCAAGTCTCAAGCAGACTAATGCACTAGAAGACAAAGCGACCGAAAGCTAG
- a CDS encoding hydroxymethylglutaryl-CoA reductase produces the protein MPKVNLHKRDYLNNLGTELDMSEFETKLAPKFDSPAKRVNRSPYLNQRNVDYRWKSLNNPSAQAQLLDPHTEAQMEAYEKNIEFFIGTLKMPIGTAGPLRINGLFAQGDYQVPLATTEAALVASYNRGANLITAAGGTSAMLLNEGVTRTPGFAFKSLVEAGQFVAWLVTQFDHFKQLAESTTSHGKLSDVSVNIEGNHVYLVFEYLTGDASGQNMVTIATNVVFNYILEHTPIEPDYAFLDGNLSGDKKANSQTLRSVRGKKVTAEVIIPAELVEKYLHTTPEKMAQFGQMTTVGGALSGTIGINAHYANALAALYIACGQDAACVAESAIGMTRMEVTAKGELYASVTLPNLMVGTVGGGTGLPSQKACLDLLGLYGSGKSQALAEVAAGLCLAGELSIVGAFCAGHFSRAHHKLAR, from the coding sequence ATGCCTAAAGTAAACCTTCACAAGCGCGACTACCTAAACAATTTAGGGACCGAACTCGATATGTCTGAGTTCGAAACTAAGTTAGCGCCAAAGTTTGATTCTCCAGCGAAGCGCGTCAATCGCAGCCCTTATCTGAATCAACGTAACGTAGATTATCGTTGGAAGTCTCTGAATAACCCTAGCGCACAAGCACAGCTTCTCGATCCACATACAGAAGCTCAAATGGAAGCTTACGAGAAAAATATCGAGTTCTTTATTGGCACTCTAAAGATGCCTATCGGAACCGCAGGACCGCTCAGAATCAATGGCCTCTTTGCACAAGGCGACTATCAAGTGCCACTTGCTACAACTGAAGCGGCTCTTGTTGCGTCATATAATCGTGGCGCAAATCTTATTACTGCCGCGGGCGGTACAAGCGCAATGCTGCTAAATGAAGGGGTGACGCGAACGCCTGGTTTCGCATTCAAATCATTAGTAGAAGCCGGTCAGTTTGTCGCTTGGCTAGTGACTCAATTCGACCATTTTAAGCAGTTAGCAGAATCAACCACCTCACATGGAAAACTGAGTGATGTGAGTGTGAACATCGAAGGTAATCATGTTTACTTAGTCTTCGAATACCTGACTGGCGATGCTTCTGGTCAAAACATGGTGACTATCGCAACCAATGTCGTATTCAACTACATCTTAGAGCACACGCCAATCGAACCCGACTATGCATTTCTTGACGGAAACCTCTCGGGAGACAAAAAAGCAAACTCTCAAACCCTAAGAAGTGTCCGCGGTAAAAAAGTGACCGCTGAGGTCATTATTCCAGCTGAACTCGTTGAGAAGTATCTGCATACCACTCCAGAGAAAATGGCGCAGTTTGGACAGATGACCACGGTAGGTGGCGCGTTAAGCGGTACCATCGGTATCAATGCTCACTATGCTAATGCTCTCGCTGCTCTCTACATTGCTTGCGGTCAAGACGCTGCTTGTGTCGCTGAGTCCGCCATTGGTATGACACGAATGGAAGTGACGGCAAAAGGTGAGCTTTATGCCAGTGTGACACTGCCAAATTTGATGGTAGGCACGGTTGGTGGAGGTACAGGGTTACCAAGTCAGAAAGCCTGCTTAGATCTGCTTGGCCTTTATGGCTCAGGAAAATCTCAAGCACTTGCCGAAGTCGCTGCCGGTCTCTGTTTAGCAGGAGAGCTTTCAATTGTCGGTGCATTCTGTGCAGGGCACTTTTCAAGAGCGCATCATAAGTTGGCTAGATAA